In Rutidosis leptorrhynchoides isolate AG116_Rl617_1_P2 chromosome 2, CSIRO_AGI_Rlap_v1, whole genome shotgun sequence, one genomic interval encodes:
- the LOC139893795 gene encoding U11/U12 small nuclear ribonucleoprotein 25 kDa protein-like, whose translation MAEPTSSSAKEDEILALEYNTTNVKKAKLNSTLAALLDDLVLSDVPRKPSLSDVDTLISLELGSAMRVSVLKLDGTSFDVAVMNSATVKDLKLAVKKKVNEMEQSKMGHRHISWKHVWRNFCLSYHNEKLLNDVAILQDHGVRNHSQVHFIPYVMSRASKQHSRRRKHRFFHGLNRRE comes from the exons aTGGCTGAACCAACATCGAGTAGTGCAAAAGAGGATGAGATTTTGGCCCTTGAGTACAACACAACCAATGTCAAGAAAGCAAAGCTAAATTCAACACTAGCTGCACTTCTCGATGATCTTGTACTTTCAGATGTACCAAGAAAGCCGAGTTTATCAGATGTTGACACACTAATCAGCTTGGAACTCGGAAGTGCTATGCGTGTTTCTGTGCTTAAGTTGGATGGTACATCTTTTG ATGTTGCAGTGATGAATTCTGCAACAGTTAAGGATTTGAAACTTGCTGTCAAGAAAAAAGTCAATGAAATGGAGCAGTCAAAGATGGGTCATCGCCACATTTCTTG GAAGCATGTGTGGCGAAATTTTTGTCTCTCATATCACAACGAGAAGCTTCTAAATGATGTTGCAATTCTACAAGATCATGGCGTGCGTAATCACTCTCAG GTGCATTTTATTCCGTATGTCATGTCAAGGGCATCAAAACAGCATTCACGAAGGAGGAAGCATCGGTTTTTTCATGGACTTAACAGACGGGAATGA